Below is a genomic region from Catenuloplanes atrovinosus.
CTTCCAGCCGGAGGACGACCTGGTCCCCGACGAACTGCGCGGCATCGGCATCCGCATCGAGGACGACGTCCTCGTCACCCCGGAGGGCGCCGTCAACCTCTCCGCCGGCCTGCCCCGCAGCTCGGCCGAGGTGGAGACGTGGCTCGCCGCCCAGCGCGAGGCGGGCCCCCGCCTCCCCGGCGCCTGACCCGGCCCGCTTCGTGGGTACGTCACGGTTCACGTGACGTACCCACAGGCCTTTCTCTGCCCGCTTCCGGCGGGCCGAGTCCCGCACGCTCCCGCGGGCACCGGTCGTCGCAGCGCTCCTCCCTGCACGATCCGAGGCCCACCCCACCGCCGCACGCCCGGCGCGACCCGCGCCAAACCCACCAGGATCGGTTCGTCGGCGCGCCGATCCGGGATCAGCCGGAGACCCCGCCGGTAAGCAGTGCGTAGGCCAGTGACGTCACCGAATGGTGGGCGGCGTTGCCCCGGCGGCTCGTCGTGAGCAGCCCGGCGGCGCGCAGGACGGCCAGATGCTGCGAGGCGGACGGGGTGCTGATGCCGGCCCGGCGCGCGAGATCCGTGGTGGTGCCGGGTGCGTCCGCGGCGGCACGCAGCACCGCCGCGCGGGAGCGGCCGAGCAGCGCCGCCAGCGAGTCCTCCCCCGCCGGGCCGCCGGGTGCCGCGGAGCCGGGCTGGGGCGATGCGACGGGGTAGGCGATGAACAGCGCCGCCGGGTCGGTGCCGACCCAGGGTCGGACGGCCGCCACCGACGGTACGAAGGTGACCCCGGCGCCGTTGGGCCGCAGGTCCACGTCGTGGTCGGCGTCGACGACGAGCACCGGATTGTGCCAGCGGACGCGGGGGTGGATCGTGCCGAAGAGGCCCTCCACACCGGACAGGGCCAGCGAGCGCGCCTTGGCCCGCACGTCGCGCTGGACGTCCGCGCTGGCGTCGGAGCAGGCGGGGGCGGTGTGGCGGTCGTGCTCGCGGCGTACCGCGTCGATCAAGCGGTGAAACGCGGCGCGCTCGCCCGCGGCGAGGCTGTGGTGCCAGGCGTTCAGCGCGCCCCCGGTGAACGCGACGAGTTCGCGGCGGATCCGGGACCGGCCGGTGTCGGCCAGCCGGGACAGCGACGCGTCCAGCGGCTCCGGCGCGGGACCGTCCGGCAGCGGGGCCAGGAAGTCCGGGTACGCGCCTGCGTGCGCCAGATCCCGCAGCTCGCGGCCCGGGCGGGTGGCGCGGGCGGCGACGGTGGCGAAGACCTCGTGCAGCGGCAGCGGCGCCGGGAGCAGCCGGGTGCGCGCGAGGTCGTCGGGGCCGAGCCAGATGCGGATCATCCGCGTGCCGTGGTCGCCATGCCGACGAGACGCCGCGGCCGGCCGGATACGTTGTCACCCCTGGCGATCGAGGGCGATACATAGCATCCTCGACGAGGGTCATCGCGGTCGTCGCGCGGCCCGGGCGGCACAGTACGATCATCGGCGCCGCGGGACAAGGGAGAGTCACAGCGATGCCGAGTCGCGATTCGGGCCGGGACAACGAGCCTGAAATACCTGGTGGTCGACCGACGGACGGTTCCGCTCCCCAGCCGGGGACGCCACCGGCCGGCCGGATCGACCACGAGGCCACGATCGTCATGCCTCTGGTGAAGCCTCGCACCGCCCCGGACGCCGGCACCACGCCCGCCGCGACCCCGCCGGGTCCCGCCGCCCGCGACGACGCGGCCACGCAGGCGCTCCCGACGCTCGACCCGCAACCCGCCGACGCCCCCACGGCCCGCGACCCGGAGCCGGCCCGCCGGGACGCGGCCACCCAGGCGCTCCCCGCGCTGGATCCGAAGCCCGCCGCCACGGACGCCCCGGCACCGGGCATCGCCGCCCCGTTGAGCGAGGACACCGTCATCCTGCCCGCGCTCCGCGGCCGCACCACCAAGCAGGAGCGCGAGCGCCCGCCCACGAACATCCAGCCACCCGCCGAGCCGGAGACCGAGCCGGCCGCGGCCCCGCCCGTGCCCGCGCAGCCCGAAGATCCTGAAACGCCGCACCGCCGGGGCCCGTCCCGCGCCATGATCGGCGTGGTGATCGCGGTCGTGCTGGTGCTCGCGGCCGCGTGGTTGCTGGTCAGCCTGCCCGGCGTGCCCGGCGGCGCGGACTGGGCCGGCAGCGGCGACCGCAAGTGGCCGCCGGACGCGCCCAGCGTCACGCCCACCACGGAACAGCAGGTCAGCGCGCCACCGCCGAGCGCGCCGTTCGTGTCGCCCGCGCCCGGTCAGAGCACGGACAACGGCCTGGTCGTCCCGCCGCCGAGCCCGGCCGCGCAGCGGCCGGCCGCCGCCACCCCCAACCCCGGTACCTCACCCAGCCGCGACCCCGCGCCCAGCACCGGCGGCGCCGCGAGCCCATCGGCGCCGGCCGGGCCGCTGGACGGCGAGGCCGGCACCGCGCCCAGCCAGATCGAGGCGGAGAGCTTCGCCTGGCAGTGGGGCGTGACGGCGGCGGCACTCGACGGCGCCTCCGGCGGGCGCGGCGTCTCCGCCGTCAGCAACGGCGACTGGCTGCGCTTCGACTCACTCAACTTTGGCAACGGCGCCCGCACGCTCACGGTCCGGATCGCCAACGGCTCCGGCTCCGGCGGCCGCATCGAACTCCGCTACGACAGCCCGTGGTCCTCCCCCGCCGCGTCCGTCGCCGTCGACAACACCGGCGGCTGGGCCCAATGGCGCACCCGCAGCGTCTCCTGCACCCCCACCACCGGCACCCGCACCGTCTTCATCTCCTTCGTCAGCCGCTCCTCCACCGATTTCGTCTACCTCGACTGGGTCTCGTTCGCTTAGCACCGGCTTTCCCGCTCCCGGCCCGGTGCGGCCCGCATGCTCCCGCGGGCACCGCGCCAACTCCGGGGACGACCCCGGACCCCGACCTTCCCACTCCCAGCCCGGTACAGCCCGCATGCTCCCGAGGGCCGACCTCCGGCTCCCCTCCGGCTCCGCTGGCGCTCCGCTCCGGTCCGCCGGTCGGAGGCGGTATCCGTGTGGTCACCACGACCCGCGACCACCATCGTGGTCACGCCGCGCCACGCGACGGACGACCGGCTCTCGCCGCACCGGACGGCGCACACGCCGCGCGGCGCGCCGGACCACAACGCGACCACCGCCACGGCCGCGGAGCCGCACGGCCGCGGAGCCGCACGGCCGCGGAGCCGCACGGCCGCGGAGCCGCACGGCCGCGGAGCCGCACGGCGGCGAGGACGCACGGCGCGGAAGCGCCACGCGATCGCCGCTGCCGTCTGGACCGGCACGGCGAAGGCCACGCGACCACCACCACCGCCGCGTGCGGAGGCGCGGCCGGTGGCCGGGCTGGCCGGGAGTGGCGGGTTGTGGTGAGCGGTTGCGGAACCGGCTCCGATGCGGCGGCGGAGCGAAGGCGGAGCCGGCGCGAGGTTGGCCCGCGGGAGCGTGCGGGGCGCGACCACGCCGGAAGCGGGAATATCGGGGTCGCGGTTGTCCGGTGTCCGCGGGGAGGCCGGATCGGAAGCGCGGAGAGAGGCGGGGGCAAACGGCCCTTGGGCAGGGCGGATGTGGGAATATCAAGGGGCGGAGAGGGAAGCCCCAAACCCTCATAAACACCCCGCACCGGCCGATGGGACGCCGAAGACCCAGTTCAGCGGAGATCGGACCCGGGCGGCGGCGATGGCAGCGCGTGAGGCGAAGGACAGGCACACGGGCATCCGGAGGCGGGATGCGGCGCCGCGTGACGGGCGGTCGGCGGGGCGGCAGCTGACGTTCTACTTCACGGTGCTGGTGGTGCTGCTGGCGCTGACCGCGGTGGCGCGCGCGGTGGTGATGGAGTACGCGACCCGGCAGATGACCGAGGTGGCGAACCGCTGGTATCCGGCCGGCGTGGCGAACGCGTCGGTGCTGCAGTCGCTGAGCGACGTGCAGTCGGGGATCCGGGCGTACCAGCTGACCGGCGACACGGCGTTCCTGGACGCGTACTCGGCCGGTACGGCGGGGTTCCTCGCGGCCGTGGACGAGCTGCGCCCGCTGCGCGACTCGGATCCGGATCTCGGCACGCTGCTGGACCGGCAGGAGACGCTCGGCACCCGGTGGTGGCAGACGTACGCGGAGCCGGTCGCGAACGGGCGGGACATCGACCCGGCGGAGGCGGCGTCCGCGTTCGCGCCGATCCCGGCCGCGAACGCGGAGGCCCGGGCGCGGATCGACGTGAACGCGGCCGCGTCGATGGCCGCGGCGAAGGACCTGATCCGGCTGGTGAACGCGGTCTCCGCGCTGATCACGCTGGTCACCGTGGCGGTCACGCTGTACCTGGCGTACCGCGCGGTCGGCGACATCATCCGGCCGCTGCGCGCGCTGACCATCACGCTGCGCCGGCTGAACCGGGGGGACTTCCACGAGCGCGCGCCGGTGTTCGGGCCGGCCGAGGTGCAGAACGCGGCGACCGGGGTGAACGCGCTCGCGGTCGAGAACCAGCGGCTGCGCGTACGCCAGGAGCACGAGGGCCACATGCGCGAGGTGGCCCGGACGATCGGCGTGGCGGTCCGCGCGCACCTGGACATCGACACCGTGCTTCAGGAACTGGTCGACAAGCTCGGCCCGGTGATCGGCGCGGACCGGGTGTACGTGCAGCTCTCCGGCCTGGCCGGCGGGCTGCGCCTCAAGCAGTGGCACGCGCCCGGCCTGGTGCCGCTGCCGCCGAGCCTGCTCACCCAGGCGCCGGGCCGGATCGACGCGGCCATGTCGGAGCAGGACCCGGACGCACCGCCCGGCATCCACGTCCGGCAGGGCCGGATTCTGATGGAGGTCGGCGGCGAGGACGGCGCGTCCGGCACGGTCACCATGGCGTTCCCGCGCGAGTACGAGGTCCCGGAAGGTGAGCTGGGCCTGCTGGCGCTGGTCCGCGAGGACATCGAGCGCGCGCTGCACCACGCCTCGATCTATGCGGAGCAGAGCCGGCTGCTGGCCGAGGTCAAGGCCCTGGACGAGCACAAGGAACGTTTCCTCGCCGACGTCACCCGGGAGATCCGCAACCCGCTGAGCAGCATTCAGGGCTACCTGGAGCTGATCGACGAGTCACCCGCCGAGATGCCCGCGCCCGCCCGCAAGATGATCGGCGTGATCGACCGCAACGCGCACCGGCTGCGCGCGCTGGTCGACGACATGGTCACGCTCTCCTCGATCCGCCCGCGGATGGCCAGGGCGAAGGGCCGCCCGATCCCGATCGCGGACGTGGTGACCGCGGTGGCGGACGAGTTCCGCCCGCGGTTCGAGGCGCAGGAGGTCACGTTCACGGTCGACTGCCGTGCCGCCGAGGCCGAGGTCGGCGGCGACGCGGAACTGTTCGCCCACGCGCTGCGCAACCTGCTGGACAACGCCGCCAAGTTCACCTCGAAGCCCGGCACCGCCACGCTCCGCTGCACCATCCCGCCCCGCAAGGTCGGCGACGCCGGCACCTCCGTGATCACGGTCAGCGACACCGGCATCGGCATCCCCTCCGAGGAGGTCGACCGCGTCTTCGGCGAGTTCTACCGCGCCTCGAACGCGGTCCGCGCCGCCGTCGA
It encodes:
- a CDS encoding carbohydrate-binding protein; the encoded protein is MPLVKPRTAPDAGTTPAATPPGPAARDDAATQALPTLDPQPADAPTARDPEPARRDAATQALPALDPKPAATDAPAPGIAAPLSEDTVILPALRGRTTKQERERPPTNIQPPAEPETEPAAAPPVPAQPEDPETPHRRGPSRAMIGVVIAVVLVLAAAWLLVSLPGVPGGADWAGSGDRKWPPDAPSVTPTTEQQVSAPPPSAPFVSPAPGQSTDNGLVVPPPSPAAQRPAAATPNPGTSPSRDPAPSTGGAASPSAPAGPLDGEAGTAPSQIEAESFAWQWGVTAAALDGASGGRGVSAVSNGDWLRFDSLNFGNGARTLTVRIANGSGSGGRIELRYDSPWSSPAASVAVDNTGGWAQWRTRSVSCTPTTGTRTVFISFVSRSSTDFVYLDWVSFA
- a CDS encoding ATP-binding protein, whose translation is MAAREAKDRHTGIRRRDAAPRDGRSAGRQLTFYFTVLVVLLALTAVARAVVMEYATRQMTEVANRWYPAGVANASVLQSLSDVQSGIRAYQLTGDTAFLDAYSAGTAGFLAAVDELRPLRDSDPDLGTLLDRQETLGTRWWQTYAEPVANGRDIDPAEAASAFAPIPAANAEARARIDVNAAASMAAAKDLIRLVNAVSALITLVTVAVTLYLAYRAVGDIIRPLRALTITLRRLNRGDFHERAPVFGPAEVQNAATGVNALAVENQRLRVRQEHEGHMREVARTIGVAVRAHLDIDTVLQELVDKLGPVIGADRVYVQLSGLAGGLRLKQWHAPGLVPLPPSLLTQAPGRIDAAMSEQDPDAPPGIHVRQGRILMEVGGEDGASGTVTMAFPREYEVPEGELGLLALVREDIERALHHASIYAEQSRLLAEVKALDEHKERFLADVTREIRNPLSSIQGYLELIDESPAEMPAPARKMIGVIDRNAHRLRALVDDMVTLSSIRPRMARAKGRPIPIADVVTAVADEFRPRFEAQEVTFTVDCRAAEAEVGGDAELFAHALRNLLDNAAKFTSKPGTATLRCTIPPRKVGDAGTSVITVSDTGIGIPSEEVDRVFGEFYRASNAVRAAVEGPGLGLSLVKEIIEAHSGRIKITSELSRGTQVTAELPLLRAAPTTA
- a CDS encoding ArsR/SmtB family transcription factor; protein product: MIRIWLGPDDLARTRLLPAPLPLHEVFATVAARATRPGRELRDLAHAGAYPDFLAPLPDGPAPEPLDASLSRLADTGRSRIRRELVAFTGGALNAWHHSLAAGERAAFHRLIDAVRREHDRHTAPACSDASADVQRDVRAKARSLALSGVEGLFGTIHPRVRWHNPVLVVDADHDVDLRPNGAGVTFVPSVAAVRPWVGTDPAALFIAYPVASPQPGSAAPGGPAGEDSLAALLGRSRAAVLRAAADAPGTTTDLARRAGISTPSASQHLAVLRAAGLLTTSRRGNAAHHSVTSLAYALLTGGVSG